One genomic region from Streptomyces venezuelae encodes:
- a CDS encoding GntR family transcriptional regulator: protein MTFGEQPAYLRVASDLREKIANGSLPPHTRLPSQARIREEYGVSDTVALEARKVLMAEGLVEGRSGSGTYVRERPVPRRIARSGYRPASGATPFRQEQAAEGARGTWESSSEQEPASAEVAARLDIEPGERVMRTRYVYRDGGEAMMVSTSWEPLAVTGRTPVMLPEEGPLGGCGVVERMAAIDVVVDNVVEEVGARPGLAEELLALGGVPGHVVMVVERTYYASGRAVETADVVVPADRYRISYHLPVR, encoded by the coding sequence GTGACATTCGGTGAGCAGCCCGCCTACTTGCGCGTGGCGAGCGATCTGCGGGAGAAGATCGCCAACGGCTCGCTTCCGCCGCACACCCGTCTCCCGTCGCAGGCACGCATCCGCGAGGAGTACGGGGTCTCGGACACCGTCGCGCTGGAGGCCCGCAAGGTGCTCATGGCCGAGGGGCTCGTGGAGGGCCGGTCCGGCTCGGGGACCTATGTGCGGGAGCGCCCGGTGCCGCGCCGGATCGCCCGCTCCGGCTACCGCCCGGCGTCCGGCGCCACGCCGTTCCGGCAGGAGCAGGCCGCCGAAGGGGCCCGGGGGACCTGGGAGTCGAGCAGCGAGCAGGAGCCGGCGAGCGCCGAGGTCGCCGCCCGGCTCGACATCGAGCCGGGGGAGCGCGTGATGCGCACGCGGTACGTGTACCGGGACGGGGGCGAGGCCATGATGGTCTCCACCTCCTGGGAGCCCCTCGCGGTCACCGGCCGGACGCCGGTGATGCTGCCGGAGGAGGGTCCGCTGGGCGGCTGCGGAGTCGTCGAGCGGATGGCGGCCATCGACGTGGTCGTGGACAACGTGGTCGAGGAGGTCGGCGCCCGCCCCGGCCTCGCCGAGGAGCTCCTCGCGCTCGGCGGGGTGCCGGGCCATGTGGTCATGGTCGTCGAGCGGACGTACTACGCCTCGGGGCGGGCCGTCGAGACGGCGGACGTCGTGGTCCCGGCCGACCGCTACCGCATTTCGTACCATCTGCCGGTCCGGTGA
- a CDS encoding DUF4190 domain-containing protein, which produces MEPTQPPQQPPSPAPSAGHPKQGWPAPGPYTSPGGPYAAGPYGQPGAPGLPGAPGPYGKPPRTTNGLAIASLVSGIVCCLPPLGMLLGVIALPKIKKKGQAGKGLAVTGIALSLVSTLLIGVGLATGAIESAVDGFRKGVDQASRTKSPFALRAGQCFGDEGKLEDYATEVEIVDCAKPHDGEVTGTFKLTGYDKWPGDAEMEAVSEKRCEAINSAYALDTWAVPLDVSVFYYMPSGQSWRFGDRTVTCAYASEAGRFSGSVRSDASTLTAGQEHFLKSVNPIETVGGREPDEDPDEDFEANKAWSGEMLAAIDGARAGLGNHDWSGAAAAPVEALDKELEAASEQWRKLAGAADADAYWEAYETAWDALPEDLGANARTGLGLTDTPPVAEAPGSAA; this is translated from the coding sequence GTGGAGCCGACCCAGCCGCCCCAGCAGCCCCCGTCGCCCGCCCCGTCGGCAGGGCACCCGAAGCAGGGCTGGCCCGCCCCCGGCCCGTACACCTCGCCAGGGGGGCCGTACGCGGCCGGACCGTACGGACAGCCCGGCGCACCCGGCCTGCCCGGCGCCCCCGGCCCGTACGGGAAGCCCCCGCGCACCACCAACGGGCTCGCCATCGCCTCCCTCGTCTCCGGCATCGTCTGCTGCCTCCCGCCCCTCGGGATGCTCCTCGGCGTGATCGCCCTCCCGAAGATCAAGAAGAAGGGCCAGGCGGGCAAGGGGCTCGCCGTCACGGGCATCGCCCTCTCCCTCGTCAGTACCCTGCTGATCGGCGTCGGCCTCGCGACCGGCGCCATCGAATCGGCCGTCGACGGCTTCAGGAAGGGCGTGGACCAGGCGTCGCGCACCAAGTCCCCGTTCGCGCTGCGCGCGGGGCAGTGCTTCGGCGACGAGGGCAAGCTGGAGGACTACGCGACGGAGGTCGAGATCGTCGACTGCGCGAAGCCGCACGACGGCGAGGTCACCGGCACCTTCAAGCTCACCGGCTACGACAAGTGGCCCGGCGACGCCGAGATGGAGGCGGTGTCGGAGAAGCGCTGCGAGGCCATCAACTCCGCGTACGCGCTGGACACCTGGGCCGTCCCCTTGGACGTGTCGGTCTTCTATTACATGCCGAGCGGCCAGAGCTGGCGCTTCGGCGACCGGACGGTGACCTGCGCGTACGCGAGCGAGGCCGGGCGCTTCAGCGGTTCGGTGCGGTCCGACGCGAGCACCCTGACCGCCGGCCAGGAGCACTTCCTGAAGAGCGTCAACCCGATCGAGACCGTCGGCGGCCGGGAGCCGGACGAGGACCCGGACGAGGACTTCGAGGCCAACAAGGCCTGGTCGGGGGAGATGCTCGCGGCGATCGACGGGGCCCGCGCGGGCCTCGGGAACCACGACTGGTCCGGCGCCGCCGCGGCCCCGGTCGAGGCCCTCGACAAGGAGCTCGAGGCGGCTTCGGAGCAGTGGCGGAAGCTGGCCGGGGCGGCCGACGCGGACGCCTACTGGGAGGCGTACGAGACGGCGTGGGACGCCCTGCCCGAGGACCTGGGCGCGAACGCGCGGACCGGGCTCGGCCTGACGGACACCCCGCCCGTGGCGGAGGCCCCGGGCAGCGCGGCCTGA
- a CDS encoding purine-cytosine permease family protein gives MTDTITTPTPEPGGGTSRALEAPGEAAPPPGPRRSYAKLAADESREDYSLRYAPHSFRRWSPGTVAGTALGGIAYLADFAIGASIVFTYGFGSGLASILTAAAIIFLTGIPIARACAKYGLDMDLITRGAGFGYFGSTLTSLIYASFTFIFFALEGSIMAQAMHQAVGLPVEIGYLVTTLIVIPIVFRGMGALAKVQAWTQPIWIIGMVLPFVVLAFEAPDAWGAFGSFGGTEGAGAGFSWIGFGLGTGVALSLIAQIGEQADYLRFMPAKTAANKRRWNLAVLAAGPGWVIIGAAKQLGGAFLAFVALEAVGRTHALEPIAPQIEALKPWLGTFALPAAALFVIVSQIKINVTNAYSGSLSWSNFFSRVTHRHPGRVWYIFLNLSIALTLMEMNMFAALNKLLGFYSNVGIAWIVAVAADLVINKRAGWSPPYIEFKRAYLYAVNPAGFGAMVIASVVSILAFFGLFGMYAEAFSTFIAAGLALVLCPLIAWATKGRYYLARPNPVNGPGVVVADERATHTCAECETAYELPDIADCPVRSGPVCSLCCSLDAECGDVCRKDPAGAGAPVLLPLPTVPPAAPGA, from the coding sequence ATGACGGACACGATCACCACACCCACCCCGGAGCCGGGTGGGGGTACCTCCCGGGCCCTTGAGGCACCGGGGGAGGCCGCGCCGCCGCCCGGGCCCCGCCGCAGCTACGCCAAGCTGGCCGCGGACGAGAGCCGCGAGGACTACTCGCTGCGCTACGCACCGCATTCCTTCCGGCGCTGGTCGCCCGGCACGGTGGCCGGCACCGCCCTCGGCGGCATCGCCTACCTCGCCGACTTCGCGATCGGCGCCTCGATCGTCTTCACCTACGGCTTCGGCAGCGGCCTCGCCTCGATCCTCACCGCCGCCGCGATCATCTTCCTCACCGGCATCCCCATCGCCCGCGCCTGCGCGAAGTACGGCCTGGACATGGACCTGATCACCCGGGGCGCCGGCTTCGGCTACTTCGGCTCCACTCTGACCTCCCTGATCTACGCCTCCTTCACCTTCATCTTCTTCGCGCTCGAAGGCTCGATCATGGCTCAGGCCATGCACCAGGCCGTCGGCCTCCCGGTCGAGATCGGCTACCTGGTCACGACGCTGATCGTCATCCCGATCGTCTTCCGCGGGATGGGCGCGCTGGCCAAGGTGCAGGCCTGGACACAGCCGATCTGGATCATCGGCATGGTGCTGCCCTTCGTCGTCCTGGCCTTCGAGGCCCCCGACGCCTGGGGCGCCTTCGGCTCCTTCGGCGGTACGGAGGGGGCCGGCGCGGGCTTCTCCTGGATCGGCTTCGGCCTCGGCACGGGCGTCGCGCTCTCGCTGATCGCCCAGATCGGCGAGCAGGCCGACTATCTGCGCTTCATGCCCGCGAAGACGGCGGCCAACAAGCGCCGGTGGAACCTCGCCGTGCTCGCCGCCGGACCCGGCTGGGTCATCATCGGCGCGGCCAAGCAGCTCGGCGGCGCCTTCCTCGCCTTCGTCGCCCTGGAGGCCGTCGGCAGGACCCATGCCCTGGAGCCGATCGCCCCGCAGATCGAGGCGCTCAAGCCCTGGCTCGGCACGTTCGCGCTGCCCGCCGCCGCTCTCTTCGTGATCGTCTCCCAGATCAAGATCAACGTCACCAACGCCTACAGCGGCTCGCTGTCCTGGTCGAACTTCTTCTCCCGTGTCACTCACCGCCACCCCGGCCGTGTCTGGTACATCTTCCTCAACCTCTCCATCGCGCTGACGCTGATGGAGATGAACATGTTCGCGGCCCTCAACAAGCTGCTCGGGTTCTACTCCAACGTCGGCATCGCCTGGATCGTCGCCGTCGCCGCCGACCTCGTCATCAACAAGCGCGCCGGCTGGAGCCCCCCGTACATCGAGTTCAAACGCGCCTACCTGTACGCCGTGAACCCGGCCGGCTTCGGGGCCATGGTCATCGCCTCGGTCGTCTCGATCCTCGCCTTCTTCGGTCTCTTCGGTATGTACGCGGAGGCGTTCTCCACGTTCATCGCGGCCGGTCTCGCCCTCGTCCTCTGCCCGCTGATCGCCTGGGCGACCAAGGGCCGCTACTACCTGGCCCGCCCGAACCCGGTGAACGGACCGGGGGTGGTGGTCGCCGACGAGCGGGCCACCCACACCTGCGCGGAGTGCGAGACGGCGTACGAGCTGCCCGACATCGCGGACTGCCCGGTGCGGTCCGGACCCGTCTGCTCCCTCTGCTGCTCGCTCGACGCCGAGTGCGGTGATGTCTGCCGCAAGGACCCCGCAGGAGCCGGAGCCCCCGTCCTGCTGCCGCTGCCGACCGTCCCCCCGGCCGCCCCTGGGGCGTGA
- a CDS encoding DUF4232 domain-containing protein, producing the protein MRTTMRNHHKATVLAAAAITALSLGLTACGGGTGTGAKDAGSASSSASQQETGAADTGTGDDATAGSTDGGSTEGGSTEGGSTGGGSASGGVSEASATGGKSSTGGKTAAKTKTSTGAKTGAKTGAKAPACAYGDIRITAAKADEVPTEHITLTATNTSGRSCTLLQYPLIAFGDIQTAKDVPAVAKSRPAAPVVLQPGAPAYANVRIALGGVGEGNKVVKSFHVNLFAADGPAEGSIVVKAPAGGLAVADAAARTGYWTHELRNGADEF; encoded by the coding sequence ATGCGTACGACCATGCGGAACCACCACAAGGCCACCGTCCTGGCGGCCGCCGCCATCACCGCCCTCTCGCTGGGCCTGACCGCCTGCGGCGGCGGCACCGGCACCGGTGCCAAGGACGCGGGGAGCGCGAGCAGCTCGGCGTCGCAGCAGGAGACGGGCGCGGCGGACACCGGTACGGGCGACGACGCCACGGCCGGCAGCACGGACGGCGGGTCCACGGAGGGCGGCTCCACCGAGGGCGGTTCCACGGGGGGCGGCTCCGCCTCCGGAGGCGTGAGCGAGGCCTCCGCCACCGGCGGCAAGAGCTCCACCGGCGGCAAGACCGCCGCCAAGACGAAGACCTCCACCGGCGCCAAGACCGGCGCCAAGACCGGAGCCAAGGCCCCGGCCTGCGCCTACGGCGACATCAGGATCACCGCGGCGAAGGCGGACGAGGTCCCGACCGAGCACATCACTCTCACCGCCACCAACACCTCCGGACGCTCCTGCACCCTCCTCCAGTACCCGCTGATCGCCTTCGGCGACATCCAGACGGCCAAGGACGTCCCGGCGGTCGCGAAGAGCAGGCCCGCCGCCCCGGTCGTCCTGCAGCCCGGCGCCCCGGCGTACGCCAACGTGCGGATCGCGCTCGGTGGCGTCGGCGAGGGCAACAAGGTCGTGAAGAGCTTCCACGTGAACCTCTTCGCCGCGGACGGCCCGGCCGAGGGCAGCATCGTCGTCAAGGCCCCCGCGGGCGGCCTCGCGGTCGCCGATGCAGCCGCCAGGACGGGCTACTGGACGCACGAACTCCGCAACGGCGCCGACGAGTTCTGA
- a CDS encoding DUF6000 family protein, producing MSSSREVTGPAAHTAGAVGRVLLRDPRDSGHSRVVKRYVTPKVAGTPRYLELMSDGYLRPGHPPRRRFARRIVKDAAGVTDAELAALLDYEWRSRFTAAWLIGVDRRASFRERLGELLLASEVCYAGAGYCFALARLGTRADAELLAAYLDRYLPRTECRYDQPEALGSLLRVDAALGTSYADRFVTPGGLWQGWVEAEAHLRDDPAFTPEAQRRRADLRCDFAGGWTRP from the coding sequence ATGAGCAGCAGTCGAGAGGTGACCGGCCCCGCGGCGCACACCGCCGGGGCCGTGGGGCGGGTCCTCCTGCGGGACCCCCGCGACAGCGGCCACAGCCGGGTCGTGAAGCGGTACGTGACCCCGAAGGTCGCGGGCACTCCGCGCTACCTGGAGCTGATGAGCGACGGGTACCTGCGGCCCGGCCACCCGCCGCGACGGCGCTTCGCCCGCCGCATCGTCAAGGACGCGGCGGGCGTCACCGACGCGGAGCTGGCGGCGCTGCTCGACTACGAGTGGCGGTCGCGGTTCACGGCGGCGTGGCTGATCGGGGTGGACCGCCGCGCATCCTTCCGCGAGCGGCTCGGCGAACTGCTCCTGGCGAGCGAGGTCTGCTACGCGGGCGCGGGCTACTGCTTCGCCCTCGCCCGCCTGGGCACCCGCGCCGACGCCGAGCTCCTCGCCGCCTATCTGGACCGGTACCTGCCCCGTACCGAATGCCGCTACGACCAGCCCGAGGCCCTGGGCTCCCTGCTCCGCGTCGACGCCGCGCTCGGCACCTCGTACGCCGACCGCTTCGTCACTCCGGGCGGCCTCTGGCAGGGCTGGGTCGAAGCGGAGGCCCACCTACGCGACGATCCCGCGTTCACCCCGGAGGCGCAGCGCCGACGGGCGGACCTCCGGTGCGACTTCGCCGGCGGCTGGACCCGCCCCTGA
- a CDS encoding glycoside hydrolase family 18 protein, with the protein MRPRALTKLTFGAAAAATLGLLATLAPTADAHQPSPASSAGHSLKRIGYFTQWGIYGRDFQVKDLESSGTAAKLSHINYAFGIVGSDGKCLMGNVPGSDPWADYVRPVDTADSVDGVADTAEQPLAGNFNQLRELKAKNPGLKVMISLGGWSGSAHFSDAVRTDAGRKALVASCIDTYIKGNLPVDGARGGAGAAAGLFDGIDLDWEWPGSEGAPGNVIRPEDKPNFTKLVREFRTQLDAYGRSLPQRKRYDLSAYVPTAPAKIDAGFEVAKIMRDFDFVNLQGYDFHVSGETTTAQQSALFAKNDWSVDGTVKSWLRRGAPAHKLVVGMPFYGQGWTGVTGGGDGLGQPAAAPAPATWAAGSEDYKHLKKLAESGTYKLHRGQKNGHAWLFDGTTLWTYDDPTVLRTKASYVRQRGLGGAMVWSLDGDTPDGELITAIDRGLTRR; encoded by the coding sequence ATGCGCCCCAGAGCCTTGACCAAGCTGACCTTCGGCGCCGCCGCAGCGGCCACCCTCGGCCTCCTCGCCACCCTGGCCCCCACGGCCGACGCGCACCAGCCCTCCCCCGCCTCCTCCGCCGGCCACTCCCTGAAGCGCATCGGGTACTTCACCCAATGGGGCATCTACGGACGGGACTTCCAGGTCAAGGACCTGGAGAGCAGCGGCACGGCCGCGAAGCTCAGCCACATCAACTACGCCTTCGGCATCGTCGGTTCGGACGGCAAGTGCCTCATGGGCAACGTGCCCGGCTCCGACCCCTGGGCCGACTACGTCCGCCCCGTCGACACGGCCGACTCGGTGGACGGCGTCGCCGACACCGCCGAGCAGCCCCTCGCCGGCAACTTCAACCAGCTGCGCGAGCTGAAGGCGAAAAACCCGGGCCTCAAGGTCATGATCTCGCTGGGCGGTTGGAGCGGATCGGCGCACTTCTCCGACGCCGTGCGCACCGACGCCGGCCGCAAGGCGCTGGTCGCCTCCTGCATCGACACGTACATCAAGGGCAACCTGCCCGTCGACGGCGCCCGCGGTGGTGCCGGCGCCGCCGCCGGCCTCTTCGACGGCATCGACCTGGACTGGGAGTGGCCCGGCTCGGAGGGCGCCCCCGGGAACGTGATCCGCCCCGAGGACAAGCCCAACTTCACCAAGCTCGTACGGGAGTTCCGCACCCAGCTCGACGCCTACGGGCGCTCGCTGCCGCAGCGCAAGCGCTACGACCTCAGCGCGTACGTGCCCACCGCCCCCGCCAAGATCGACGCGGGCTTCGAAGTCGCCAAGATCATGAGGGACTTCGACTTCGTGAACCTCCAGGGCTACGACTTCCACGTCTCCGGCGAGACGACGACGGCCCAGCAGTCCGCGCTCTTCGCCAAGAACGACTGGAGCGTCGACGGGACCGTGAAGTCCTGGCTGCGGCGCGGCGCACCCGCCCACAAGCTCGTCGTCGGCATGCCCTTCTACGGCCAGGGCTGGACCGGCGTCACCGGCGGCGGCGACGGCCTCGGCCAGCCCGCGGCCGCCCCGGCCCCGGCCACCTGGGCGGCCGGCTCAGAGGACTACAAGCACCTGAAGAAGCTCGCCGAATCCGGCACGTACAAGCTCCACCGGGGCCAGAAGAACGGCCACGCGTGGCTCTTCGACGGCACCACGCTCTGGACCTACGACGACCCCACCGTGCTGCGCACGAAGGCGTCCTACGTCCGCCAGCGGGGCCTCGGCGGCGCCATGGTGTGGTCGCTGGACGGCGACACCCCCGACGGTGAGCTGATCACCGCGATCGACCGGGGCCTGACCCGGCGGTAG
- a CDS encoding pyridoxal-phosphate dependent enzyme produces MLIIVTSYVCPRCRIHSPTGALTWCCPTCRGPWDLDFAPAPASLPSLTSLASRVNSLWRYTEALPPMPYGAEVTLGEGRTPLVPLTKSVSAKLDFLMPTLSFKDRGAVMLAAHALRLARAGGLDRIVADSSGNAGTAIAAYGARAGLDCLVYVPEGTSPKKLEQIRAHGARVVEVPGDREAAARAAREAADAPGTFYASHVYNPYFLHGTKTYVYELWEELGGRLPDTIVVPVGNGTLLLGAALALDELRRQGLTDVRPALVAVQAEAVSPLAAAFHAGADDITAPAPAPAPARPTLAEGIAIPAPPRARRILRAVRETGGTFLTVTEDQIRTAQRDLAARGLFVEATGVVCWAAVTAAPPRPGLTVVPLCGAGAKTGLVA; encoded by the coding sequence ATGCTGATCATCGTGACCTCGTACGTGTGCCCCCGCTGCCGGATCCACTCCCCCACCGGCGCGCTCACCTGGTGTTGTCCGACGTGCCGCGGCCCCTGGGACCTGGACTTCGCACCGGCACCCGCGTCGCTCCCGTCACTCACGTCCCTCGCGTCACGTGTGAATTCCTTGTGGCGGTACACGGAGGCACTGCCTCCCATGCCGTACGGAGCCGAGGTGACCCTCGGCGAGGGCCGCACGCCCCTCGTCCCCCTCACGAAGTCGGTTTCGGCCAAACTCGACTTCCTCATGCCGACGTTGTCCTTCAAGGACCGGGGCGCGGTGATGCTCGCCGCACACGCACTGCGCCTGGCGCGGGCCGGGGGCCTCGACCGGATCGTCGCCGACAGCAGTGGGAACGCCGGAACGGCGATCGCCGCGTACGGGGCCCGGGCCGGGCTCGACTGCCTCGTGTACGTCCCCGAGGGCACCTCCCCGAAGAAGCTGGAGCAGATCCGGGCGCACGGAGCCCGCGTCGTCGAGGTGCCCGGCGACCGCGAGGCGGCCGCCCGGGCGGCGCGCGAGGCGGCCGACGCGCCCGGCACGTTCTACGCCTCGCACGTCTACAACCCGTACTTCCTGCACGGTACGAAGACCTATGTGTACGAGCTCTGGGAGGAGCTCGGCGGCCGCCTCCCCGACACGATCGTCGTGCCCGTCGGCAACGGCACGCTGCTCCTCGGCGCCGCCCTCGCCCTCGACGAGCTGCGCCGGCAGGGCCTCACCGACGTCCGGCCGGCCCTCGTCGCCGTCCAGGCCGAGGCCGTCTCCCCGCTGGCGGCCGCCTTCCACGCGGGTGCGGACGACATCACGGCCCCTGCCCCCGCCCCCGCCCCCGCCCGGCCGACGCTCGCCGAGGGCATCGCGATCCCGGCCCCGCCCCGCGCCCGCCGGATCCTCCGGGCGGTGCGCGAGACAGGCGGCACGTTCCTGACCGTGACCGAGGATCAGATCCGTACCGCCCAGCGCGACCTGGCGGCCCGGGGCCTCTTCGTCGAGGCCACGGGCGTGGTCTGCTGGGCGGCGGTCACCGCCGCCCCGCCGCGCCCCGGGCTCACCGTGGTGCCGCTGTGCGGGGCGGGCGCGAAGACGGGGCTGGTCGCCTGA
- a CDS encoding S8 family peptidase, with the protein MSVMRDSRRRIATAAAIAVAALALGSASTFPAVASPAAPEGVIENAGAEGAIAGSYIVTLEESAQAETAEGRAVAAEYGAKIKKTYTSALNGYSVELSEAQAKKLAADPAVKSVAQNRVFKINATQPSPPSWGLDRLDQRALPLNQSYTYPDTAGQGVTAYIIDTGVRISHSDFGGRAFNGFDAVDNDNVAQDGNGHGTHVAGTVAGTAHGVAKKAKIVGVRVLDNNGSGTTAGVVAGIDWVTRNAVKPAVANMSLGGGADSTLDTAVRNSIASGVTYAVAAGNSNANASNYSPARVTEALTVGSTTNTDARSSFSNYGTVLDLFAPGSNITSAWNTGDSATNTISGTSMAAPHVAGAAALYLGDNPTATPSQVGTALVNAATPNVVTNPGTGSPNRLLYVGDGGTTPPPGKKFENTADYAIADNATVESPVTVSGVTGNAPSALQVPVNIVHTYIGDLQVQLIAPDGSAYTLKGFGTGGSSDNINTTYTVNASSEVANGTWKLRVTDNASIDTGKIDSWALQF; encoded by the coding sequence ATGTCAGTGATGCGTGATTCGCGCCGCAGAATCGCCACCGCCGCGGCCATAGCCGTCGCCGCCCTCGCCCTCGGCTCCGCCTCCACCTTCCCGGCCGTCGCCTCACCGGCGGCCCCGGAGGGCGTCATCGAGAACGCCGGAGCCGAAGGCGCGATCGCGGGCAGCTACATCGTCACCCTGGAGGAATCGGCGCAGGCCGAGACCGCCGAGGGCCGCGCGGTCGCCGCCGAGTACGGCGCGAAGATCAAGAAGACGTACACCTCCGCGCTCAACGGCTACAGCGTCGAACTCTCCGAGGCGCAGGCGAAGAAGCTCGCGGCCGACCCCGCCGTGAAGTCCGTGGCGCAGAACCGTGTCTTCAAGATCAACGCCACCCAGCCCTCCCCGCCGTCCTGGGGCCTGGACCGGCTCGACCAGCGTGCCCTCCCGCTGAACCAGAGCTACACCTACCCGGACACCGCGGGCCAGGGCGTCACCGCGTACATCATCGACACCGGTGTGCGGATCTCCCACAGCGACTTCGGCGGCCGTGCCTTCAACGGCTTCGACGCCGTCGACAACGACAACGTCGCGCAGGACGGCAACGGCCACGGCACCCACGTCGCCGGCACCGTCGCGGGCACCGCCCACGGCGTCGCCAAGAAGGCCAAGATCGTCGGCGTCCGCGTGCTCGACAACAACGGCTCCGGCACCACCGCCGGCGTCGTCGCGGGCATCGACTGGGTGACCAGGAACGCCGTCAAGCCGGCCGTCGCCAACATGAGCCTCGGCGGAGGCGCCGACTCCACCCTCGACACGGCCGTCCGCAACTCGATCGCGTCCGGCGTCACGTATGCCGTCGCCGCGGGCAACAGCAACGCCAACGCGTCGAACTACTCCCCGGCCCGCGTGACCGAGGCGCTCACGGTCGGCTCCACGACCAACACCGACGCGCGCTCCAGCTTCTCGAACTACGGCACAGTCCTGGACCTCTTCGCCCCGGGCTCGAACATCACCTCGGCGTGGAACACCGGCGACAGCGCCACCAACACCATCTCCGGTACGTCGATGGCGGCGCCGCACGTCGCCGGCGCGGCCGCGCTGTACCTCGGGGACAACCCGACCGCCACCCCGTCCCAGGTCGGCACCGCCCTGGTGAACGCCGCCACGCCGAACGTCGTGACCAACCCGGGCACCGGCTCCCCGAACCGCCTGCTGTACGTCGGTGACGGCGGCACCACCCCGCCCCCCGGCAAGAAGTTCGAGAACACCGCGGACTACGCCATCGCCGACAACGCGACCGTCGAGTCCCCGGTCACCGTCAGCGGCGTCACGGGCAACGCCCCCTCCGCCCTCCAGGTACCGGTGAACATCGTCCACACCTACATCGGTGACCTCCAGGTCCAGCTGATCGCCCCCGACGGCTCGGCGTACACGCTGAAGGGCTTCGGCACGGGCGGCAGCTCGGACAACATCAACACCACGTACACCGTGAACGCCTCCTCGGAGGTCGCCAACGGCACGTGGAAGCTGCGGGTCACGGACAACGCGTCCATCGACACCGGGAAGATCGACTCCTGGGCCCTGCAGTTCTGA